Proteins encoded by one window of Leopardus geoffroyi isolate Oge1 chromosome X, O.geoffroyi_Oge1_pat1.0, whole genome shotgun sequence:
- the CLDN34 gene encoding claudin-34 produces MLPWSPGPSNRELGRRRQWVTECAHSLRLRRGEGLQTELQSRSVAECSCLPCQGAGHGQARTLCWIEEQPVPCASDPVASRRPPQTSVASETAPPDSGDPQYAVSMAFPLGANSCQAAGFALATIGWILTITSMGLVEWRVWHIGNTSLSHSGVVCVGMWKVCIYHHVPDTIGSALCYHYAHEDTSIPLDIRICQNFLLVASILGLMGRVSTIFALKNLCVGSVQRNATFGPLVSGILDIAAGICVLIPVIWNYHSVMNEEGIAFPPFLSLPFKPNTQEVGIAVLVAGLSAIMMLSSGLIFLFYRCPIARQVQPQTSEI; encoded by the exons ATGTTGCCTTGGAGTCCGGGACCTAGCAACCGAGAACTTGGAAGGCGCAGACAATGGGTGACAGAATGTGCTCACAGTTTAAggctgaggagaggagagggcctTCAGACTGAGCTCCAGTCACGCTCGGTGGCTGAGTGCTC CTGTCTGCCCTGCCAAGGGGCCGGCCATGGACAAGCGAGGACGCTGTGCTGGATAGAGGAACAGCCTGTGCCCTGCGCGTCTGACCCAGTAGCTAGCCGTCGTCCTCCCCAGACTTCCGTTGCGTCGGAGACTGCGCCACCGGACAGTGGAG ACCCCCAGTACGCAGTTTCCATGGCCTTTCCGCTGGGTGCCAACAGCTGCCAAGCGGCAGGCTTCGCCCTAGCCACCATAGGATGGATCCTCACCATCACTTCCATGGGCCTCGTGGAGTGGCGAGTGTGGCACATAGggaacacctctctctctcactccggAGTGGTCTGTGTGGGAATGTGGAAGGTGTGCATTTACCACCATGTCCCCGACACCATCGGATCTGCATTGTGTTACCATTACGCCCACGAGGATACTTCCATCCCTTTGGATATTCGTATTTGTCAAAATTTCCTGTTGGTCGCCAGCATCCTAGGTCTTATGGGGAGAGTCTCCACCATCTTTGCACTTAAAAATCTGTGCGTTGGAAGTGTTCAGAGAAATGCCACCTTCGGTCCACTTGTCTCAGGAATTCTGGACATAGCTGCTGGTATCTGTGTCCTGATCCCTGTGATCTGGAATTACCACTCCGTGATGAATGAAGAGGGTATTGCCTTCCCaccatttctctctctacccttcaaGCCCAATACTCAGGAGGTTGGCATTGCCGTTCTGGTGGCAGGCCTGAGTGCCATCATGATGCTGTCCAGTGGCctaattttcctcttttacaGGTGCCCCATAGCTCGCCAAGTGCAGCCTCAAACTTCAGAAATATAA